One genomic window of Cygnus olor isolate bCygOlo1 chromosome 3, bCygOlo1.pri.v2, whole genome shotgun sequence includes the following:
- the ENPP4 gene encoding bis(5'-adenosyl)-triphosphatase ENPP4, giving the protein MSLLLTLLLSGIVTCHGHPSDSVPRLLLVSFDGFRADYLETYHLPHLQEFIEDGVLVKQVTNAFITKTFPNHYSIVTGLYEESHGIVANDMYDADTKKKFSQFNDSDPFWWNEAIPIWVTNQQQGNGTSAAAMWPGTDVKINNATPHFFMKYNFSVTFKERVEKIVTWLNSSDPVVNFATLYWEEPDVSGHKYGPNDTENMRKVLEKVDNHVGFLKSKLKASGLWDTINVIITSDHGMATCSPKKLIVLDGCIDRSNYILIDKSPVAAVLPKKNKKYVYNLLKKCNSHMKAYLKEEIPERFHYQHNKRIQPIILVADEGWTIVQNESLLKLGDHGYDNALPSMHPFLAARGPAFHQGYKQSTMNNVDIYPMMCHILGLTPQPHNGTFSNTKCLLTDQWCINLPEAIGIVIGAFMVLTTFTCIIIISKNRVAPPRPFSRLQLQSDDDDPLIG; this is encoded by the exons ATGAGCTTGCTGCTAACCTTGCTTCTGTCTGGAATAGTCACCTGTCATGGTCACCCCAGTGATTCAGTGCCCAGGTTACTCTTAGTGTCCTTTGATGGCTTCAGGGCTGATTACTTGGAAACCTATCATCTTCCTCACCTTCAGGAGTTCATTGAGGATGGTGTGCTTGTAAAACAAGTTACAAATGCTTTTATCACCAAGACTTTCCCAAACCATTACAGCATAGTGACAGGTTTATATGAAGAAAGCCACGGCATTGTGGCTAATGACATGTATGATGCGGATACCAAGAAAAAGTTTTCGCAGTTCAATGATTCAGATCCCTTCTGGTGGAATGAGGCGATTCCAATTTGGGTAACAAATCAACAGCAGGGAAATGGGACGAGTGCTGCTGCAATGTGGCCTGGTACTGATGTAAAAATTAACAATGCGACCCCCCACTTCTTTATGAAGTAtaatttttcagtaacatttaagGAAAGAGTGGAGAAAATTGTTACGTGGCTGAACAGCTCTGATCCAGTAGTCAATTTTGCTACATTATACTGGGAAGAACCAGATGTAAGCGGGCACAAGTATGGACCGAACGATACTGAGAACATGCGCAAAGTATTAGAAAAAGTGGATAATCATGTTGGTTTCCTTAAGAGTAAACTGAAGGCCTCAGGTTTATGGGACACTATTAATGTCATCATAACGAGTGATCATGGGATGGCCACGTGTTCTCCAAAGAAGCTGATTGTCCTGGATGGCTGTATTGATCGCAGTAACTATATTCTCATCGACAAGAGTCCAgttgctgcagtgctgccaaAAAAGA ataaaaaatatgtatacaaCTTACTGAAAAAATGCAATAGTCATATGAAAGCATATCTCAAAGAGGAGATTCCAGAACGATTTCATTATCAGCATAATAAGAGAATTCAACCCATAATTCTGGTTGCAGATGAAGGCTGGACAATTGTGCAAAATGagtctcttttaaaat TAGGTGACCATGGCTATGACAACGCTCTCCCAAGCATGCATCCATTCCTGGCTGCTCGAGGGCCTGCTTTTCATCAGGGTTACAAGCAGAGCACAATGAACAACGTTGATATTTACCCAATGATGTGCCACATCCTGGGACTGACCCCACAGCCGCACAATGGCACTTTCAGTAACACCAAGTGCTTGCTCACTGACCAGTGGTGCATAAATCTCCCCGAAGCTATTGGGATAGTTATTGGGGCTTT